In Coriobacteriaceae bacterium, a single window of DNA contains:
- a CDS encoding SIS domain-containing protein encodes MNAHDLIKEAIAEKGKFDSVYWIACGGSMIDLIPAHELLQREATTFTSYIYTAREFDIMRPRRLGEKSLVIACSHSGNTPEVVEGCEIALAAGATVIAQTDNAGSKIDSGKWTTWVYPWGEGVPQAEVPAGISLSLAAELLDQQEGYADLADMYAGIAEMDKILPPAREKVNAELGDRFAKLCQEHEFFYILGSGPNFSQTYGFAICSLMEMQWQHCSYIHSAEYFHGPFEATQDGVFYFLQMGSSECRAMDERALAFLKTHTDTLMVLDAKEYGMEAVPASVRAYLDPVLFYAMNCELRAARGKVFDHDPDFRRYMGVVEY; translated from the coding sequence ATGAACGCACACGATCTGATCAAAGAGGCAATTGCCGAGAAGGGCAAGTTCGACAGCGTCTACTGGATTGCTTGTGGTGGCTCCATGATCGATTTGATCCCGGCTCACGAGCTTCTGCAGCGCGAGGCAACCACCTTCACTTCGTATATCTATACGGCTCGCGAGTTCGATATCATGCGTCCGCGTCGTCTGGGCGAGAAGTCCCTGGTCATTGCTTGCAGCCACAGTGGCAACACCCCCGAGGTCGTTGAGGGCTGCGAGATTGCCCTTGCCGCCGGCGCTACGGTGATCGCCCAGACCGACAACGCTGGATCTAAGATCGACTCCGGCAAGTGGACCACGTGGGTCTACCCATGGGGCGAGGGCGTGCCGCAGGCTGAGGTCCCCGCTGGCATTTCGCTGTCGCTTGCGGCCGAGCTGCTCGATCAGCAGGAGGGCTACGCCGATCTTGCCGATATGTATGCCGGTATCGCCGAGATGGATAAGATTCTTCCCCCGGCACGTGAGAAGGTAAATGCCGAGCTGGGCGATCGTTTTGCCAAGCTTTGCCAGGAGCACGAGTTCTTCTATATTCTGGGCAGCGGTCCCAACTTTAGCCAGACCTACGGTTTCGCTATCTGCTCTCTTATGGAGATGCAGTGGCAGCACTGCAGCTACATCCACTCTGCCGAGTACTTCCATGGCCCCTTCGAGGCTACTCAGGATGGCGTTTTTTACTTCCTGCAGATGGGCTCCAGCGAGTGCCGTGCTATGGACGAGCGCGCCCTGGCGTTCCTTAAGACGCATACCGATACGCTGATGGTGCTCGATGCCAAGGAGTACGGTATGGAAGCCGTGCCGGCGAGCGTCCGTGCCTATCTGGACCCGGTGCTGTTCTACGCCATGAACTGCGAGCTGCGTGCTGCACGCGGCAAGGTGTTTGATCACGATCCCGATTTCCGTCGCTATATGGGTGTTGTCGAGTACTAG
- a CDS encoding PfkB family carbohydrate kinase, giving the protein MAFNVNALGFGDNVVDRYEHIHTMYPGGNAVNFAVYAKKCGAARSAYMGIFGNDAAAEHVIASLEDEGVELDKCEQMIGENGAARVTVVDGDRVFLGSNEGGIRGDARYVLDRFDLAYMKQFDVVHSGNYCFTERELPKLKAAGVTVSFDFSDDSTDEYYEQIAPYVDFAFFSAADAASEDEIRERLAWVKGLGPRFVSATAGAEGCIAYDGERYYRQLAKPVTDMKDTMGAGDSFLTSFLMCYLDSAKRGEDGAEAIERALDFAAGFASTVCGMEGSWGHGAPIVE; this is encoded by the coding sequence ATGGCATTTAACGTTAACGCGCTCGGATTTGGCGACAACGTCGTCGATCGCTACGAGCATATCCACACCATGTATCCTGGCGGCAACGCGGTGAACTTCGCCGTTTATGCCAAGAAATGCGGTGCCGCACGTTCCGCATACATGGGCATTTTTGGCAATGACGCCGCTGCCGAGCATGTCATTGCAAGCCTCGAGGATGAGGGTGTCGAGCTTGACAAGTGCGAGCAGATGATTGGCGAGAACGGAGCGGCTCGCGTGACCGTCGTTGACGGTGACCGTGTCTTCCTCGGCTCCAACGAGGGCGGTATCCGTGGCGATGCGCGCTATGTCCTCGATCGCTTTGACCTTGCGTACATGAAGCAGTTCGATGTGGTTCATTCGGGCAACTATTGCTTTACCGAGCGCGAGCTGCCCAAGCTGAAGGCTGCGGGCGTCACGGTCTCTTTTGACTTTTCGGACGACTCCACCGACGAGTACTACGAGCAGATTGCACCCTACGTCGATTTTGCCTTCTTTAGTGCGGCGGATGCCGCGAGTGAGGACGAGATTCGCGAGCGTCTGGCATGGGTGAAGGGCCTGGGTCCGCGTTTTGTGTCGGCTACGGCGGGTGCCGAGGGCTGCATTGCTTACGACGGCGAGCGTTATTACCGCCAGCTGGCTAAACCGGTAACGGACATGAAGGACACCATGGGAGCGGGCGACTCGTTCCTCACTTCGTTTTTGATGTGCTATCTCGATTCCGCCAAGCGTGGAGAGGATGGCGCCGAGGCTATCGAGCGCGCGCTCGACTTTGCTGCCGGGTTTGCCTCGACCGTGTGCGGCATGGAAGGTTCTTGGGGCCACGGAGCACCAATCGTCGAATAG
- a CDS encoding TatD family hydrolase gives MEPRLFDAHCHLDLMAHPDAVADEATALGLGLFDCGVDPRDFSAANERARRHPGIIAGVGLHPWWLADGHCGFAEVNLLCEVAAQERYIGEVGLDFSARFAGSEPLQIQALNRLCDALVQHPLTGRVISIHAVRSAGAVLDVLESHGLLIPNPDSPAIIFHWFSGTSDELARARNAGCYFSVNERMLATKRGREYARQIPLDRLLLETDAPAEPNTETSAQSLIRSLTRTSERITSLKNCDAKRIESIVLTNARSFFDLR, from the coding sequence ATGGAGCCCCGGTTATTTGATGCACACTGCCATCTTGATTTAATGGCTCACCCGGACGCCGTTGCCGATGAGGCAACGGCGCTGGGCTTGGGTCTATTTGATTGCGGCGTCGATCCACGCGACTTTTCGGCCGCAAACGAGCGCGCTCGTCGCCACCCGGGCATCATCGCCGGCGTTGGGCTTCACCCCTGGTGGCTCGCCGATGGCCACTGCGGTTTTGCCGAAGTCAATCTGCTTTGCGAAGTTGCTGCCCAAGAACGCTACATCGGCGAAGTCGGACTCGACTTTTCCGCGCGCTTTGCTGGAAGTGAGCCGCTACAAATACAGGCACTTAACCGGCTCTGCGATGCGCTCGTGCAGCATCCTCTTACCGGGCGCGTGATATCAATTCACGCCGTTCGTTCGGCAGGAGCCGTACTGGACGTCCTCGAATCGCATGGACTACTCATCCCAAACCCCGACTCCCCCGCTATCATCTTCCACTGGTTTAGCGGCACTTCGGACGAACTCGCCCGCGCGCGTAATGCGGGCTGCTATTTTTCCGTCAACGAACGCATGCTCGCGACCAAGCGCGGTCGCGAATACGCACGACAGATTCCACTCGACCGCCTACTGCTCGAGACCGATGCGCCGGCCGAGCCAAACACAGAAACAAGCGCGCAGTCGCTCATCAGGTCGCTCACAAGGACCTCAGAACGCATCACCTCGCTCAAAAACTGCGACGCAAAGCGCATCGAGTCGATAGTTTTAACAAATGCGCGCTCTTTTTTTGACCTTCGCTAA